The DNA sequence AGGTCCGGCTTATATTCCTTGATTAGAGCAGAGACATTCTCGGCCTTGTCTGCGTCGACGGCTGCAGTCGTAATGACCGTCTTTGTATTCGGGCGGAGTTCCTGGGCCAGCTTTTCGCAGTTTTCGCGATGGCGGCTTGCGATACAGATTTCGCTAAAAACTTCGCTGCAGGTGCAGCACTTCTTGATAGCAACTGTGGCAACGGCGCCACAACCGATAATCAATGCTCTTGCCATTTTTTGTTTGTTCCTCATTTGTTGAGAGTTAATCCATCGGGATGGCGATCCCGGTAGAGTATGTTGATGTTATAAATGTAGAAAAAGGCGAGTGCCATTGCAAAGCGCTTGCGCTATGAAATGGCCGAGCCGTACTCCATGCGCTACATAGTAGCGCCATGTAGAAAAAGGCGAACGGCCACTTGCAGTCTTAAAAAAAGAAAGGCGGCTTCTGTGAGAAACCGCCTTTCGTGGGACCTCCGGGACTTGAACCCGGAACCCGCGGGTTATGAGTCCGCTGCTCTAACCAATTGAGCTAAAGTCCCGATAATGGGCCAAATATAGTCTTTTTTCGGAAAAAATGTTGTATTAAAGGCCAAGTTCGCCGAAAATGAGCAGGTATTTGGAAATGGTCCTGCACCATTCGTAGTGGAATCCGCTGTAGGCGTTTACCACGCACTTGTCCCAGTCTTGTACTTCGGTCTTGTAGACGTGCACGGCGTCTTTTGCACAACGTAACATCTGGTGCGGGGCGTTGGCGTCGTCGACCAGGAATGCGTTTGCTTCGCCTGCAGTTTCGAGCGAATAGTTGGTGAGCATCGTCGAAACGCCTACGTTGCGGCCTGTGACAGGGAGCGTGCCAGCGGCCATCGCCTTGAGGATGATGGACGAAGACGGTTCACGGAGATTGGCGGCGAACAGGGCGTCGGAACCGGCGAGAGTGTCGCGGAGAATCTGCGTGTTGTCGTCGTCGCATTCAAGGTCCTGAACGCACATGACGTCGGGGTACTGCTGTGCGAAGTCCCTGTAGTAGTTCCATTCGTTGTCCAAAGACGAAATGCCCACGATGATGAAAATGTCGAGGCGCGCGATGTCCGAAAGAATCGTGGCGAGTGTTTCGGAGGTGTTGCCAGCTTCTTCGTCGAGGTGCACGTAGAGAACCATCTTGCCATCGAAGTCTACGCCCAGATTCTGCTGCAGTCGGGCGCGGGCCTTGGCCTTGGCTTCTTTGATGGGGAGGTTTTCTTGAATGTTGAAGTCCCAAACCTGGTAGCTCACACCGAACTGCACGCCGATCAGCTTGTCTGCGTTACGGTTCAGGAATCCACTGATTCCGCCGGGGAGGTTGGTGTTGAGCATGGCGTCGCGGTAGCCGGGCGAGGGGAACAGAACCTTAGTGGCATACAGGATGCCCACTTTCAAAAGGCTGACTTTACCCCAGAATTCGTAGCCGTCCATATTGTAGTCCTTGCGCGGAAGACCGATCTTTTCGATTTCGCTTGCAGGAATATGGAAGTCGTAGGTGATGTTATGGACGGTAAAGAAGAACGGAATCCTACCTGCAAAATCCTTGTAGGTAGTTTTGGCGAGCGCGCCTGCGAGGGCGCCACCCCATTCGTGGCCCAGAATGGCGTCGCATTCAAAATGTGTTTCTTTGGCGTAGGCGAGAGCGGCCGAGGCGAGGAATGCGAACCGGATGTGGTTGTCTGCGTACGGGGCGCTTTGCGGCGGACTGTAAACGTAGGGTCTGCCGAAATATTCCTCATTGTAAATATATGTGTGCAGAGGGTCCTTGTCGGATACCCAGATCTCGTAGGGCTTGTTCTGGAGCTTTTCGACACCGCTATAGACGCAGTGGTAGCTGCCCACGTCGACCATCAGGTTCTTGAAGAACGGCGAGCAGGTAAGCACCTTGGTACCGGCGCTTGCGAAAGCGTCGGTCATGCGGTTGACCGCGGTTGCCAGAGGGCTGGTCTTGCGCCAATTTCCGGCTTCGGGGCTTACGACGAGGATGTCCATTCCTGCTCAATACTCCAAATAAAAATTTACTTATAGATAAAGTTTAACATAAATTTATTTAATTATTTTTATAAAGTATAATCCCGGGGAAAGAATTCTCGGGAAAAAAGGTATTATTACTAAACAAAATCACTCAGCTGAAGGAAAATCAAATGAAAAAACTCTTTATTGCCTCTCTGGCTGCTGCCGTCGCATTCACGATGGTCGGCTGTAAGGGTACTAACGAAAAGCGCGGTGACGAACACCTTAAGGAAGGTCGTTATCGCAACGCTATCAATTCTTACCTCGAGGCTAAGAAGAAGGGTAGCATGTCCGATGAATTCTATGATAACTTCACGCTTGCTTTGGTCCGTGCTGCTGAAACCGAAGCCAAGAAGGACTTGAACAGCGATCTTATCAACGGATACTTCGACAAGGCTTCCGTGAACATGGCTGAAGTCCAGAATGCAGACGTTATCCAGGAATATGTGACGACGCTTGCCAACATCGGTAAGATGCAGGCCTCTCAGGAAGGTATGGATTACGGTACCATCGTGAACGCTTTCGCTAAGATCGATACCGCCTTGGTGACTGCAAAGGCCAAGGGGGCTGGCGAAGCTGCTGTGAAGGCTATCCGTACCGAAGCTGAAAACGCTTACGTTGCAAGAAACCTCTCCGAAGCCGTGGGCGAATCTGACCCGGTGGTGAGCGAATACCAGATTATGAAGATTGCCGAAATGGCACCGGAAAATGCTGACGTGAAGGCCGCTCTGAACAAGAGCCGTAAGGGCACTCGCGGTTACTTCCTGATCTTCGGTGAACAGATTGGCGAACCGGTGAGCCGCCGCGTTGACAAGTGGGGCTACGTGATGGCTATGCCGACCCTCAAGATTGCTCCGGGCTCTCTCTCTGCAGAACTCCAGTTCTGGGCTTCTACGGGTAACAACACTGAACTCGACCCCTCCAAGATCAAGCTCGTTTCTACCACTGGCGAAGAAGTCTTTGCTAAGGGTAACAGCGGCTGGTGCGAAGCTGAAGTGCTCGTAGGCAAGAAGGGTCAGGAAAAGATCGAAAAGAAGAAGCAGAGCTTCAAGGGCAAGGGCAAGCTGATGAACGAATTCCAGTGCTCTGTGAACGTGAGCTTCTCTTACGCCAAGTCCTTCGTGCCGGACTACATCGAATACAAGGATGAATTCGGTATCGGCCGTAAGTACCTCGGTCAGTAAGAGACCGCTCGGCTCTATCGCATACATGAAAATGTGATATCGCCTCGGTACCACCTAAAGGTGGCCATGCCCACGTAAGTGCTAAAGCACTAAGTGGTCAAAGGTCGCGAACGCCCCCGGTTAACACCCGGGGGCTTTTTCGCTCACGTAGAAATTGCAGGACTCTATTGCGTAATAGATTCTTGTTTGTGGGAAAATAAATAGAGGCTAGTTTCAGGCTGAGTTTAGGCCGACTGTGAGATTTGTAACGAACGAGCCAGGCGTTACGGGCTGGCGCTTGAAGCCCGTTAGAAGGGGTCGTGTAAGCCCGGTGCCTAATGTTTTAGGCAGGAAGGGATGTTTTTGGCGAACGAGCCCCGGTTCACTGAACAAAGTTCAGTGGCCCGGCTAGCGAGTGAGTGAAAACATCGCGACGGCTGTGTTAAATGCTAGGGCTGAAGCGAGGGGAAATCTTTCCCCTTCATACAAAAAGAGCCGAGCTTGTCGCCCGGCTTTTAATCGTTGTAAGATCGACTTAAAAACTAGCCTTGCCGCTCAAACCGAGGGAGAACCTGGCCTTGCCGAACGGGGTGTCGTCGTTGTGCTTGCCGGTGAAGTTGTAACCGTACCAGATAACGATTTCGGTGTTCATGGTGGGGTAGAGGTAGTGGTTCATACCCAGGAACTGGAAGTCGTCACCGTGAGTTTCCTTGTCCGGATCGTGGTATTCGTAAGAAACACCCAGGGTGTACTTCTTATGAATGTTGAAGCTCGGTTCGACGGCGAAGAGCATCTGGTCTTCGGTCATGAGCTGCGGTTCCGTTTCGTAATCCTTGTCGACGATAGCGTAGAAGAACGTGGCGCCCAAGTTGAAAATGGCGTAGTTCATGCTGGGTTCGAGCAAGAAGGAGTGTGTGCCCTTGCCCTTGTAAGGATGCAGGCCCCAAACGGCGTAGATGCCGTAGTTGAACTTTTCGAAGCTCTTGGAGTAATCGACTTCGGTACCGAGCACGTAGGTGTAAGGACGGTTGATTTCAGAACCGAACACCCAGTCGAGGCTCGGCTTGATGATCAAGTGTTCGTCAGTATGGTTCAAGAGCGGGAACGCATAGGTGAGGAACATGGAGAGCGTGTGGTCGGTGTCGTCAGAAGCGCCCAAGTAGAAAGCTCCTGTGCCGTACTTTTCGTTGCCGACTTCGGCGCCGAAACCGCGGAGGCTTTCTTCGCGGGTAATGACGGCGTAGCGGGAAACATCACGCCAGAAATAGTAGTTGAAAGCGCCTGCGCTGTAGGTCATGTCACCGAAAATGAGGGTGACTTGGTGGCTCACGTCCCAGCGGAACTGGACGCCGTCAAAGTCGAAGGAATTGTAGCGGCCTTCCGAACCCATGGCGGTGGAACGGGCGAGACCGTGGCGGACTTCGGATTCCTGAAGGTCACCATTCTGGTCGACAAAAGTACTATGCGTGGTTCCCATGACGACGACAGAGATGTTTTCGTCGAGGTGGGCGTGCAGGGCGAGGTCAATGTCCTGGTTTCCTGCGTTCGTGGGGTCAAAATCGCGGTCAAAATAGCTGGCATAGTCCATATTCACATCGCCGTGGACTTCAATGTCTGCAGCGAGCGCCAAGGTGGCGGCGGAGGAAATTACCAGTGGCATGATCAATTTGCGCATATCAGTTTCCAATATGATTTGAAATTTCTTGTGCAAAGATAGAAATATCTAGGCAAAAAAGCCAAATACAGCTTGTGCGATTTTTGTAAATTTGCCCATATTCCTGTTAATGAGGTTCCTAGATGTTCGATCGCATTAGGCTAATTAGGCTGTTTGTAATTATAGTGGCGCTTGCTGCGAATTGCGTTTTCGCTTTATCCGCCGACGAGGCCATGGAAAAATCCAAGGCTTGGTTCAAGTCGGGTAAGGCGTGGAACCTTGATTTTAGAGTGCAGGTGTTTTATGCGGATTCTCCGGATATAGCCTCGCAGAACGGAAAGCTTTTGGTGGCCGAAGGGGATCGCTTTGTGTTGGATATGGCTGGTATCAAGTTCTATAGCGATGGCGAAAGCCTGTGGCAGCACAATGTGGAACAGAAACAGGTGCTGATCAAGTCGGTCGAAGATCTGTCGAGCTCGTTGCACCCTTCTGAACTTTTGTTCAAGTACCTGAACTGCAGGGCAAAAGAGATTTCGGAAGGCGAATTCAACAAGCAGAAAATGTGGGTGCTGAAACTGGACCCTTCCAAGTACAAGGGACAGTTTACGCAGATGGAAGTCTGGCTTTCGAAAAAGGATTTTTCGCCCAAGCGCCTGTACACGGTTGACCCTTCCGGCAACGGCTCGTGGTATAATATTGTGAACCTTTCGGTGGTCAAGTCCTGGAAGCCTGAAGACTTTAAGTACAAGCCGGTGAAAGGCGTAGACGAAATTGACATGCGGTAATTTATGAATAGACTGTTCAAGAAATACGTGAATGCCTTGGCGCTTGTCTTTACCTTTGTTGGGGGAGCGTTTGCGGCTGAAACTTTGTTTAGCAATGGTGCGCTGAACGTAAGCGAAACGGGAAAAACGGGAACGCTGTGGGTGTTTTCCCGTGGCGATATTTATAGCGGCGTGACGCTGTTGGAACTTAAAGTGGGTTCAAACGGCGTGCAGGTGGTGGAATCTCGTCAGGACCAGATGACGGATTCGGTAACTGCGACGCAGAATGGCATTTTTAGAGACGTTCTTGCGGAACACCGTAGGACGCCTTCGATTTATGCAGGCAAGATTGGCTATGTGCTGCCGATGTTTGGCCTGGACGATGATGGCGAATATTTGCAGCCGACGGGAATTTTGAGAGTGGGCGGAATTGACAATATTTATGAAATTCCGCTAGAAGTGCCCGAAGCATTGACTGATTTGGATACGGCTATGTACTATGCCGTGAGCGGCTTTGCGTATGATTCTTCCAAGAAGCAACTTTGGATGGCCCGCGGTGCAGCTGGTCTTGGCTTGTACGATGCGTCTGGTAATAAAGTAAAGCATGGCTTGTATCAGTTGAACCTGAAAACGAATGCGCTTGATTCGGCAAAGTCGAATTACAAGTGGGAAGACAAGAAAAATCCGCGCATTTTTGATGTCAAGCAGCATCCGGAAACGGGTGACATTTGGATGGCAACATCTAAGGGGCTTTGGAAACGTAGCGCTGACGGCAAGGTGGCCAAGGTGTCTACGGCGCTTGATACGAGTGCCCGCGTGACAGGACTTTGGATGGGTGGCGACCCGCTGACGATTGTTGCCGAAACCTCGCGCATGGAAAAGGAGTCGATGAAGGGCGCCTTGTGGGTTCTCCGCGAAGGGGACAAGGATTTTGCGAAAGCCGTTTTCTTGGATACGGCCGGCAAGAAACAGAAGAAGGATATTTACGATGAAGGCGACTATACCGTGAGCGATGTAGCCTTTATCGGCAATACGGCCTTTGTGGCTGTTGCCGTTTCGGGCGGTGACGTGAGCGGATATTTTAAACTGGATTCTGCCGGAATTCGCGCTTGGGATGTGGATGACGACGGAAAGAGCGAATGGCTTTATGGCTATGCGACCGGTGCAATTGACCGCGATTTCCGCATAACCTCGATTTGTTCGTTCCCGTTGGCCAAGAATGTGACTGGCCTTGCACTTGCAACCTACGGCAACGGTATTTCTGTTTCGGCGGATTCGGGCAAGACTTGGACTCCGATTTTGAACCGCGCCAAACTCGGAAACGATCTCGGTTCTGTACGCATGGTGCCGTCGGTGATTACGGCGGGCGACCAGTCGCTTGTCTCTTACAAGGTGGGCAAGGATTCCAAGATTACGATTGATGTGTTTAGCTATGATATGCGTAAGATTCGCACGATTGTAAAGAGTGCCCCGCGTGGAGCGGATGCTTCGCGCAGTACGAACCCGAAGGAAGACTTCTGGGATGGTAAGGATAAGGCGGGCAGGCCCTGCACCATGGGCGTGTACTATGTGCGCGTCAAGGATAACCACGGCCATGTGGGCTGGGGCAAGGTGATGACCTTGGGAGGGCACAAGTAATGAAGAAGATTTTATCTGTTGTGCTGGTCCTGATGCTTACGGGTGCTGCGTTTGCCGGCAAAAAGGCGACGCTGGGTAGCTTTGACGGCTTTGTGGAACGTATGGGCGCGGGTACGCGCGAACTGGGCCGTGGTAACACGGGCTCTGCAGATACGGCGTCGATGCCTGCGGCTTACTGGAACCCGGCTATTCTTGGCTTTAGGGAACACTTGAGCTATAACCTGAACGCTGAAAAGCGCGACCTGGACCGAATGGGCGGCTCGCTTGGCCTGGAAGGCCCGGTGGGTAGGCGCATGGGCATTGGCTTTGCCATGCTTTACCGCGGAGACTTGAACTTCGACGTGATTAACGAAGACGATGAAACCATGGGTACGGCAACGCCTTACTTTACCATGATGTATTTGGGCCTTGCTTACCGTGCCACGCGTCGCGATGCATTCGGCTTGTCGTTCTCGATGAGCTACGACAACATGGACATTTCGGAATACTACGATGGGGTTGCCGAAGTGGTCGATGATTACCGCAGTCCGGTGACGGTGAACCTGAGCTGGATTCGACAGTGGAATGAAAAATGGTCGACGTCCGTGGTGATTCGCAACCTGAGCTTTAGCAAAAACTTGTCTGCCAGATGGAGTAAGAATACCAGTACTGACAACTCTGTAGAGAGTACCGAGGGTGTGCGCCCGAAGGTGCTGCAGATTGGTGTGGGTTACCGTTCAAAGATTGCGGGCTTACCCGTGCACGCTTGGATGGAAGCGCTGGATTACCAGGTGGCCGACACGCTCCTGGCCTTTGACCCCGATTTGCATGTATGGACGGGGCGTGTGGGCTTTGAATGCGAAGTGATTCCGGACGGCACGCTCCGTGTGGGTATGGATGACCTGGACTGGACGGTGGGTGCCGGCTACAAGTTCATGATTCGCATTGGCAAGAAGAAGTTCCCCTTCGATGTGAACTACGCCCTGATTTATGAAACGGAAGCGGGAATTTGGACTCCGCTTAGCTTTGGCCTGCGGGGCTATATTCCGTGATTTCAAAGATCTATATAGACGGCGTACGCAGCTTGTCTGGCTTTGAACAAGAGTTTGGACCGGGAATCACTGTGGTTCACGGACCAAACGGTTGTGGTAAGACGTCTATATTGGAATCGGTGCACCTGCTTGCGCAAGGGTTTTCGTTTAGGGCCCGCGATTTAAAGGAAATGATTGCCTGGAACGGCGACGAATTGATTTTGCGCGCCGTTTTTGATGATGCAGGCCGTGAAACGAAGCGCGCCATTCGCGTGGGCCGCCGTAGCACAGATGTGCGCGAAAACGGTGAAAGCCTTAAGTCTCCGACAGCATTCTTTGGTAACATTCCGGCTGTGGTGATGCAGCCTTCGGACATTGAACTTTTGCGTGGGGCACCCGAAGTGCGCAGGCACTGGCTCGATGAAATTCTCTGTTACCGCTCGCAGGCAAATGCCGCGGTGCTCAAGCGTTACCGCCGCATATTGCAACAGCGAAACCAATGGCTGCGCCAATACAAGCGCGAAGGCTTTGCTACCGGTGGCGATGAACTGTTGGCGGTTCTTACGGAACAGCTGGTAGACTTGGGTGCCAAACTCTGGGCCGCCCGCATTGAACTTTCTAAAGAAATCTCGCCGATTATTACCGGCTATTACCGCAAGCTTTCGGGCGGGGTAGATGAAATCACCTGTGCCTACAAGAGTTCGATTCTTAAGGAATTGGATGCTCTCGATGGCGCGGAATTTTTGGACGATTCCGAACTTGACAAGGCCGCGATGGCTGCCGATAAAGGCTCGCTCTATATCGCGTCGGAATCGGGAGCTTCTGAAGACGGCTCGGTCGATGAAAATGCCTTGCGCGAGGCTTACCGCCGTAAGCTCGCCGGTTTGGAATTTGCCGAGAAGATTCAGGGGATTACATTGTCTGGCCCGCATAAAGATGACTTGGGCGTGTGCATTGGCGATTCTGAAATGCGCACTTGCGGATCGCAAGGCCAGTGCCGCTGTGCTGCGGTCGCCATGCGTTTTGCCGCGGTCGATGTGGCGACTCGTTACCTGAGTAAACCGATACTTTTGCTGGATGATATTTTTGCGGAGCTCGATGTGAACCGCCGCGATGCGGTGGCATCGCTTATTCGCGAAAAGGCATGCCAGGTGATTATTGCGACTCCGCAGCTAGAAGAATTGCCGTTTAAGGCCGAAGCGGAAATTGAACTTGGTCATAAATAAAAAGCCCCGCGCTTGAGTGCGGAGCATTTTTCTTGAAAATCGTTTTGCTTACTTTTTCAGCAAGTCACGGATTTCGGTGAGAAGCTTTTCTTCGGCGCTCGGTTCAGGAGGTGCCGGAGGTGCTGCCGGGGCTTCTTCTTCTTTCTTACGCATGTTCTGCATGAAGCCGAGGAACTTCTTCATGACGATGAACACCACGATGGCGACAATGAGGAAGTCGATGATGCCGCCAATGAAGCTTCCGTAAGGAATGGTCACGCCTTCGGCCGTCGTGAATGCGAGAGCCTTGAGGCCTTCGCCAGCATCCTTGCCGCCGCCCATGGCGATAATGGCGGTAACGCTCGGCATAACGATGTCGTTAACGAAGGAGGTGACGATTTTGCCGAATGCACCACCGATGATCACACCGATAGCCATATCGACGATGTTACCCTTGAACGCGAAGGCTTTGAATTCTTCGAGCAGGGACGATGCTTTACCTTTGATTCCCATATTGGATCCTTTTGTTAAAGTTAAGATAAAAATATGTTTAAAATATCGCTTTGGCAAGAGGGTTTTCTAAATTTTGCACGCTATGTCATGGTTCGTTTTAGCTTTACTTTCGGCATTCTTTTTGGGGTGTTATGATCTTGCCAAGAAAAAGTCGGTGCAGGACAATGCGGTCCGTGTGACACTGTTCTTTTGCAGCGCTTTTTACGCCCTCTTTATGAGCCCGCTCCTTTTGACGGGCCATTGCGAAAGCTTACCCTTGCAAAGCCACATTTACCTGTTCGGCAAGGCGGCCATTGTTGGCGGTAGCTGGATTTTGACCTATAACGCTCTTGCGCACTTGCCGCTGAGTATTGCAACGACGATTCGCGCGTTAGCGCCAGTGTTTACGATTTTTATTGCAGTGACATTTATGGGCGAGCGCCCGTTTGCGCTCCAGTGGATAGGTGTTGCCATTTGTATCTGCTCTTATGTGGGCTTAAGCCTTGCGGGTCGTAAAGAAATGGGGCATTTCTTTAGCAACGGCTGGGTGATATGCATGGTGTTAGGTACGCTCTTGGCGGCGTGCAGTGGCGTGTATGACAAGTTTATTCTGCAGCGCATGAACTTTGACCCGCTTACGGTTCAGGTGTGGTTCAGCATTTACATGGCTCTCTGGCAGTTTGCCATTTGCGCGGTCACGTGGTTCCCGACGCGCCACAAAACGACTCCCTTTAAATTCCGCTGGTCCATGGTCTTGGTGGCGGTACTCCTGATTGTGGCGGACCGCTGCTATTTTGTGGCAGTGAGTGACCCTGACGCCTTGATTTCGATTATTACGGTGTTCCGCCGCTCTAGCGTGCTGATTTCGTTCTTTGCTGGTTTACTACTTTTCAAGGAACGCAAGAGCAAGATGAAGTTTGTTGCCTTGCTAGGCGTGATTCTGGGTATTTGCTTGATTGCGCTTGGAAAATAAAGTCTTGGTTTGATGATGATTGGAATTACAGGAACAATTGGTGCGGGAAAGTCGCTTGTCGGTCGCATTTTGCGCGACCGTAAAATCCGCGTGATTGATGCGGATGTGGCTGTGCATCACTTGTACCGTGACGACAAGAATCTGCGGGCGGCGATTGCCAAGGAATTCGGCGAGGATATGTTGACCGAAAAAGGCATTAGCCGGAGCCGTATGGCCGATTTGGTCTTTAAGGATGCTTCTGCCAGAGGGCGCCTAGAGGCGCTTGTTTACCCGGTGCTTACGCAGTATCTGCTCCGTGCAAATCCGGCGTTTGTAGAGGCAGCCTTGTTCGAAAACGTGCCGGATTTAGTGGCCAAGCTTGATGAAATCTGGGTGGTGAGTGCTGCCCGCGATGTCCGCAAGAATCGCTTGGTTGAAAACCGAGGCTTTAGCGAAGCGGATGCAGAGCGCCGTATTGAATTGCAGTCGGCGAAAGATAGCGAAGGAGAATGGCGTAAGCTATTTCCGGGCAAGAAAATTCGTTTTATTGAC is a window from the uncultured Fibrobacter sp. genome containing:
- a CDS encoding glycogen synthase, whose protein sequence is MDILVVSPEAGNWRKTSPLATAVNRMTDAFASAGTKVLTCSPFFKNLMVDVGSYHCVYSGVEKLQNKPYEIWVSDKDPLHTYIYNEEYFGRPYVYSPPQSAPYADNHIRFAFLASAALAYAKETHFECDAILGHEWGGALAGALAKTTYKDFAGRIPFFFTVHNITYDFHIPASEIEKIGLPRKDYNMDGYEFWGKVSLLKVGILYATKVLFPSPGYRDAMLNTNLPGGISGFLNRNADKLIGVQFGVSYQVWDFNIQENLPIKEAKAKARARLQQNLGVDFDGKMVLYVHLDEEAGNTSETLATILSDIARLDIFIIVGISSLDNEWNYYRDFAQQYPDVMCVQDLECDDDNTQILRDTLAGSDALFAANLREPSSSIILKAMAAGTLPVTGRNVGVSTMLTNYSLETAGEANAFLVDDANAPHQMLRCAKDAVHVYKTEVQDWDKCVVNAYSGFHYEWCRTISKYLLIFGELGL
- a CDS encoding outer membrane lipoprotein carrier protein LolA, which produces MEKSKAWFKSGKAWNLDFRVQVFYADSPDIASQNGKLLVAEGDRFVLDMAGIKFYSDGESLWQHNVEQKQVLIKSVEDLSSSLHPSELLFKYLNCRAKEISEGEFNKQKMWVLKLDPSKYKGQFTQMEVWLSKKDFSPKRLYTVDPSGNGSWYNIVNLSVVKSWKPEDFKYKPVKGVDEIDMR
- a CDS encoding DNA replication/repair protein RecF; this encodes MISKIYIDGVRSLSGFEQEFGPGITVVHGPNGCGKTSILESVHLLAQGFSFRARDLKEMIAWNGDELILRAVFDDAGRETKRAIRVGRRSTDVRENGESLKSPTAFFGNIPAVVMQPSDIELLRGAPEVRRHWLDEILCYRSQANAAVLKRYRRILQQRNQWLRQYKREGFATGGDELLAVLTEQLVDLGAKLWAARIELSKEISPIITGYYRKLSGGVDEITCAYKSSILKELDALDGAEFLDDSELDKAAMAADKGSLYIASESGASEDGSVDENALREAYRRKLAGLEFAEKIQGITLSGPHKDDLGVCIGDSEMRTCGSQGQCRCAAVAMRFAAVDVATRYLSKPILLLDDIFAELDVNRRDAVASLIREKACQVIIATPQLEELPFKAEAEIELGHK
- the mscL gene encoding large-conductance mechanosensitive channel protein MscL is translated as MGIKGKASSLLEEFKAFAFKGNIVDMAIGVIIGGAFGKIVTSFVNDIVMPSVTAIIAMGGGKDAGEGLKALAFTTAEGVTIPYGSFIGGIIDFLIVAIVVFIVMKKFLGFMQNMRKKEEEAPAAPPAPPEPSAEEKLLTEIRDLLKK
- a CDS encoding DMT family transporter — its product is MSWFVLALLSAFFLGCYDLAKKKSVQDNAVRVTLFFCSAFYALFMSPLLLTGHCESLPLQSHIYLFGKAAIVGGSWILTYNALAHLPLSIATTIRALAPVFTIFIAVTFMGERPFALQWIGVAICICSYVGLSLAGRKEMGHFFSNGWVICMVLGTLLAACSGVYDKFILQRMNFDPLTVQVWFSIYMALWQFAICAVTWFPTRHKTTPFKFRWSMVLVAVLLIVADRCYFVAVSDPDALISIITVFRRSSVLISFFAGLLLFKERKSKMKFVALLGVILGICLIALGK
- the coaE gene encoding dephospho-CoA kinase (Dephospho-CoA kinase (CoaE) performs the final step in coenzyme A biosynthesis.), which gives rise to MMIGITGTIGAGKSLVGRILRDRKIRVIDADVAVHHLYRDDKNLRAAIAKEFGEDMLTEKGISRSRMADLVFKDASARGRLEALVYPVLTQYLLRANPAFVEAALFENVPDLVAKLDEIWVVSAARDVRKNRLVENRGFSEADAERRIELQSAKDSEGEWRKLFPGKKIRFIDNSGDEAQLQNAIKNIL